The Gossypium hirsutum isolate 1008001.06 chromosome D06, Gossypium_hirsutum_v2.1, whole genome shotgun sequence genome contains the following window.
CACTCGCAAAGGTTCCATTCTCTTCTTTAATTTGTGATTATTTTTAGGTTTGACAAGCAGAAGAATCTTTATTAGCAATGTGGATTTATAATTTTGATCTTTGGTTCATTTGATTTTAGATTTGGTTGATAATGCTTTTGATGAATCACTGGATAGAATTTTCCTGTGTCTAACTGAATGCAGCATACTATACTTTAATAACTCAACAACTATGCGTTTGTGTTAAAGTTATTAAGCTATTATGGATAATCTTATGGGCGTGAGTATAACCCTGTTACAGTAAAAGATAAGGAGTTGTTTGCTCGGTCCATTGGTTTTTTGCTTTTTTACAAGTGTAATGGACTTTGAAAATCCTTTGTTTTCGTTTTCTCGATTATTTAAATTCACTTGCCGTCGTTGGTTATTTTTGCATTGAATCACCAGATAGAATTTCCTCGCTAACTATATCACGATGTCTCGAGCTGAATGCAGCATGCTATACTCTAATATCTCAACAACTTTGCTTTTGTATTAAGTTTTAAGCTATTATGGATAATCTTAAGGTTGTGATTTGTGAATATAACCTTGTTATAGTAAAATATAAGGTTCAGTTTGTTGGTGATACAGAGCTTATGTAGTGTATAAATGTAGGTAAAATCCTCTTAATACTCCAATGAGAAGGctgattctaattttgaatatttgaagAAACTCAAGTATTTGCCTTTGTGGTTATGATTCAAGTTAAAAAAATCCGGCAGCTTGTGTGCATGCTAGGTTATAGTCTTTATTAGAACTATGTGACAAAAAATTACGAAAACAAGTTCATATTAACTTCTCGGAGTTTGAATTACGATCCAAcgattttaattttgattgaacTGTGTATGCATCTGCTTTTTGCTGGGAGTATAACTGAAGCATGCACTGCAGGTGGATATGTTGTGATGCAGGAGAAGTTGCCAAACTATGTGGTTCCTGATTTGACTGACTTCAAGGTAATTTTATTCCTCGCTTGCATTTTTTATACCAATTTTTCAACTTATGGATTAATAATTCTAAAGGAGGTGCAAAACTCTGCTTGTGTCTGAAACATACTAGTCTGCCCTTGCCAAAACTTCATTGGACAGTTTCAAGGATTTTAAGGTATCATGATGCTAGAAATTTGATTTTAAGTGGGTTTGTACATGATGCTTGTAGGAGAACTGAGTCTGTTGTCCGTTCCAAACTGAATTAGGGCATTCTGGCTGTGATAACTTATGCTCTCTATCCAACTGAATGccatttctctttttcctttgtaCTATAATGGTTTTAATCTGTTGATTCTTGAACCGTAAGTTAGGGTTCACTTTGAAAGGATATAACGTAGTTTTGAATTGCCAAACCAAACCCCCTGTATGGATATATCAAAGAATTGCAGTTTTGGGGATTGGTGGCCTGATTATTAAAGCTGAGAGTTGGCATTTTTTTTCTGATTTCCTCACTCGAGTTATTAGCCCTCAGAAGGAGAATAGCATACATCACGCCACTGGCTCAATGCCCCTATTTTGTTTCATAAACAGTTGAAGTTTTTACTTTGTGATTTACAGCTTCACCCAGAAAGTGCTTGCGTCTATTGCTTCTGATCTGAGTTATCCTTTTTGTTCCTGCAGCTCAAACCATATGTATCCCAGTGCCCAACTGAAGTCAAAACCGCAGAGGCTGCTGAATCAGCTAAATAATCAGCAGATGGAGTGAGTATAGTTGTTTGATCATGTATTTCATCATCTAACCTCAGCCTTGTTAAATTAGAACATAGTCTTTTGGGGTGCACTGCCTTAGGTCAAGGTCTTGCGAGTTCTTTATTTTTGTCCTACATTCTAAACTATTAACAATTGCCTGTAATGTCTGAGGTCTGATTGCTTAAAATGTACAACACCTCTACCTGATTTAGCTGATACCCAGCAATAGGTAAATCAGGACATACAAGCACTAAGCAATAAGAATATACTATGTCTTAAACATTGAACCCATCGGTATCGAAAATTTAAATTGCTTTGAAATTCTGTTTCTTGATCATCAACTATGTTTGTTCAGAATTTGTTGCATGATGTCCTTACATCAAATTCTCTAGTTTATGCTGCCTATCCAATTACTTCAATTGTAGTaattagcatgaaattttcaagcaTTAATCCCTTTTGGTTCAAAGTGTGTTCTTCCATATACCAAGTACATATACGGTATTCTTAGAACACTGTTGACATACATAGATTTTTCAGgttctagaagtcattttgaaaTGACAAAATCTTACTAGTTGTGTTGGGTGTTGCACAAAAGacatttaacatatattaaattaaaggtcAAATGATGCTATCAATCTCTGTATTATGCggaagttgtggatttagtctctTTATTCTAATTTGGTGAGTTATAGTTCTTGTAtttcttgaattttgaaatttcagacTTCACCTAAACAATAACAATTAAAAACATTTAGGTATTAGTTGAGTAGTATGCATAAGTTGTTGATCTAATCCATGTTTAGAGTTTTTATATTTTGAGTAGTAGTTGTTGCTAAATCCATTAACTACAATGACATAGCATTTTTGTGAGTATTATGCAGAAATATCAAATTGATATGATattacacatgtgataatatgtttgctATATGAGATTTAGGAAATAGACGAATTTAGTGATTTTGGGTTaggattgaattttttttattataccgtctttttttttttttaacttaggaAAAACGTGCATAAGCATGCTTAAGTCCACATTCTCCTAGTCGTAATAATATTTTAGTATTGAAATTCATGACGATGGACCAAAGAGAACATCGTCCCCAACAACAGGGAAAAGAAATATGGGTAGGGATGAGTGTGTAAAGGCTTTATTACAACAATACAGATGTATCCTTTAATGGCTGGAAAGAATCAAATCCCTACTCTTGCTTTGAAGTCCCATTTGGCATTTTCGCACAAGGCTCTTTCCGCGTCCTAATAAAAGCTTTGTCCCCTCGCCCACAGCCCCACACCACTCGACCAAAGATTGCCTCAATAACAATTCCTTCATTCATATCAGGAGTTAccaaatctaatatttttttaatcattacAATATTTGAAAACTTTAATTATTGACGTAAATTTATAATACAAACAATATCTATGAtcacaataataattttatattcatttttgaAGTGCATATAAAATAAGGGATATATGTgatatttaatataaca
Protein-coding sequences here:
- the LOC121218228 gene encoding 39S ribosomal protein L41-A, mitochondrial; translated protein: MPLGLILGIGRTFRRKRTSSLDILSSKRAPRDYYKGKNCKSTGFHTRKGGYVVMQEKLPNYVVPDLTDFKLKPYVSQCPTEVKTAEAAESAK